CCCTTGACCCAATGCAAAAAGGAAAATTTCGGGGCTCAATACCTTCACTTGCGTTGTGGCTGACAAACTGCCTTTCCCATGGCTTCGCATGATTCGTTACCTCCTCATACGCATGGTTCAGTCCCGTGCCGGTGGTTAGCCATTACACGTGCTGGATTGTCCAGCTTGCCTATATTAGCTTTGCTTGGCGCACCCATATTATCCCCCTTTTCATTAAAATACCCCTTGTTTAAAGCCTTTATAGCCTCATTGGCCCAACCTATAACCTTGTTAGTTTCAAGATTGATATAGTTCTAAGTCAACACCGCAATATTGGTTGTCATCCGTAAAAACGAATCCTATGCCATCGAGATTTTCTTTTCCCTTTCATTAATTTTTCCGATTCTAAAGCTTTCACTCTCAATCGATACCTCTTTATATTTCGTTTCTATCCTCCTTTCATTTCCAATTACTCAGAGCGATCATAAAATCACTATCGCGTACATTACATATAACGGTTTTATCAGTTGGATAATTGATGAATCACTTCGCAACTAATGTTTCGATCGGACATCAACACGACATATTTTGAATATTGAATATTATAGTTGCCTATTTGCGAACTATTTTTTATATTAATGAAAAACGTGAATTCGGGTTCAATTACCGCACCGTTGTTATTTATAAACTGTCATAATGTAGCCCGATCCCTGTAACTTTTTTCAGGGCAGTAGATTAATGCTAATATTAATCTATAGATGTAAAAAACTATTACAGAGGTTAAAAAATGGACACTCGTAATGTTGGAAAAGCAATAGAAGGAATATTTAATGAAAAGTTTGGAGGAAAAGAAAAAGGACGTTACAGAATTTCAAGAGCTGATTTGTTGAAAATAGCAAATGAAAAAACTTTCAATGATGACAATATTAAAAAAATTCAAACAAATATACAAAAAAAAGGATTTGTTTTGGTTGATTTAGGCAGTGAATTTGCAATTATAGATGATAAATCAATGTATAATTATCGAAAAGTGACAAAAAAAATAGTAGCAGAATATGCAGAAAAAATGGGGGAAAAGGAACCCGAGACAGGCAAAAAACAGGCAAACAAGAAAAAAGGTAAGTTTAAAAGGGGGGAAAGTAAAAAGCAGGCGTGAAAAAGAATAGAATATTCACTTACGGTATTGTATTTCACCGATAACCATTAGAATAACGACTTATGGAAATGTGGATAACCTTAACTTTAGTCTCCATACTTCTTGCGATAATTATTGTCACTAAATGAACGCGCTAAAGAACTGACCCACGTTTCATATCGAATTAAATGTAGATCCCTGCCTAAACCTGCCACTTTGATATTGCTGTCAACAAGGGAATTGGATGAGGGTATGAGTGGTAAAGTTATTTCAGGATTAGGTGGCAGTTTTCGCAGGAATACACATTAAAGAACTGATCCACGTTTTGTAGCATTCATCTCGCTTTTCTTCAAATGTAAGTGGTACGTAATTAATGAATACATTCCATCTTGATTTCTTGTTTTTATCGTCGTTTTATAAAATAATCACTCATTAAATTTGTCAAAAAATTTTTTAATCTTGTCAGAAGTCATTTTTGTTGGTGTTATTCCTCTTTTTTCCCAATTTATAATTGAGCTCTCAGTCACGTTTAATAAAACTGCAAGCTCTTTGATTTTCAATCCTACATCTAGTCGATGCTTTTTAAGCTTTTCTCCAAAACTTTTCGGCATTGCTGGATAATCTTTGTTGAAAATATTCTTTCCCATTGGTAAGGTAAAAGTATACTTCTGATCAAGTAGGAGCGACAGAAATTGGTTGTTATTCTGTAACGCGTGCATGCCCGTGCGGCTACTATACCGATCCCCGCAAAGAGTGCAGGTGCACCCCCCAGCAGATACGTCAATATCAGGCCAGGATCTCCGGACCCCTCCTTGACAGAATTGATATACATATAGATGTCCCATCCATAACATACAGGGATTTAGCCGCAGAGTCCGGCGGAGAGGCGTCCACGTCAGTCCGTGAACGGGTTAACAGGGTAAGAGACTTGCAGAAAAAGAGATTTAATAATCAAACTACCATGTGTAATGCCCGGATGTCGAACAGGCAAATCAAGGAATTTTGCCAGATTGACGAGGATTCAGAACGTTTAATTGAAATGGCGGTGGACAGACTGGGACTCAGCGCCAGGGCTTACACGAGGATTCTGAAAGTCGCACGAACCATAGCAGACCTCGAAGAAGAAAAAAATGTCCATTCTTACCATATCTCAGAAGCCATCCAGTACAGAAGCCTTGATAGGAGAATGATTTAGCTCGGCACCAGGTCTGCCACAAACCCCGTTACATACAACCTCACCTAAATAGCACCTTGATTACAAAGTACCAGAACAACACACCCTGCAATCGCGACCAGCATGATACACATTGCCAAGACGAAGCGATACCGAGAGAGCTCTCTTTGCAGAACTGTAATTTTGGTCATTGCGAGGTACGAGGTGCCGCGGCAATCTCACAAATTATTAATACGGAGATTGCTTCGCTCGTAATGACATTATGGGTGTTATGCAAAGCTCTCACCGATATAAGGTGAGCTTTATCCGATTCTGTGCTCGTACCATTTAAATTTCCTCGCCAATTCGGGTGCAACTTTTCCTTAAATTTAATCCAAACATAAAAGATATGTTAGAAACAATTCTTTATAAAATACAATATGATAAAGGCCCAAGAATGTGAATCTCCCTGCCCACAGGGCGGGCTTCCCGGTAAGGAATCGAAGATAGTGAGCTGTTGCGAACAATATGTTTGTTTTATGTTGCGCCCCTTGCCCCGCCTACAAGGCGGGTCTTGCGGGTGCGCTCCCGGTCAAATAATCTGCCTCCCGCTCGCATGGGTTCAAAACGATGCCCTGCTCGAAATATGTATCAGAGTGAGCATCGACTGACATTCAACACTTTACATAAGTCTCCTGTTGTGTATATAGTTGCTCTCGCTCCGGCACATCAAAGAACTTTGCAGAACTCACCCAATGCACTTGGTGTGTCTTATTGGCCCGCACTACAATGAATAAAAAAGGACCACCGAGCAGTTACATTTTATCTTTATATTGCAAGGAGGAAAACAGGTGTGGAGATTAGTATTACACAAATTGCCACTGAAAAAATGAAGGCAAAGCCTGTCGATGAATCCAAATTGGGGTTTGGCAACATATTCGCCGATCATTTTTTCACCATGAAATTTAACCACGAAAAGGGATGGCATGATCCTGCCATAGAGCCCTACAGAATGCTCAGTCTCGATCCCTCGGCAATGTGTCTCCATTACGGACAGGAAATCTTTGAAGGCATGAAGGCGTACCGCGGAAAAGACGATTCAATCTACCTCTTCAGGCCGGAAGAGAATTTTAAACGTCTCAACACCTCTGCCGAGAGGCTATGCATGCCCGAAGTGGAAATTGACGTTGTCATGGAAGCACTGAAGAAACTGATTCTCTTAGATAAAGACTGGATACCTCATGGCAGCGGCACATCTTTATACATACGGCCGACGATGATCGCTACTGAGGCGGCTGTCGGTCTTCATACTTCCAGTGAATATCTCTTTTTTATTATTGTCGGACCCGTGGGGACATATTACCCGGAGGGCTTCAGTCCGACCAAGATATATGTCAGTGAGGAATATGTCCGATCGGTTCGCGGGGGAATAGGATACTGCAAAGCGGCCGGCAATTACGCCGCCAGTCTGTATGCAAGTAAGCTGGCAAGTAAAATGGGATACACACAGGTGTTGTGGCTCGATGCCGTTGAAAGAAAATATATTGAAGAGGTCGGGACAAGTAACATCTTCTTTATGATAGGCGAAGAGCTTATAACTCCTCCCCTTTCAGGGTCTATCCTTCCCGGTATTACAAGGGATTCCGTTATTCAGATAGCAAGGAGCTGGGAATTCAATGTATCTGAAAGACAATTGTCTATTGATGAAATCATAGCGGCATCTGCCAACGGAAGTCTGAAGGAGGCCTTCGCCTCAGGAACCGCTGCGATTATCTCCCCTGTGGGACAGATATATTACAAAGGAAAAGAACATATCATCAATGACGGAAAAACCGGTCACCT
This sequence is a window from Syntrophales bacterium. Protein-coding genes within it:
- a CDS encoding helix-turn-helix transcriptional regulator, whose amino-acid sequence is MGKNIFNKDYPAMPKSFGEKLKKHRLDVGLKIKELAVLLNVTESSIINWEKRGITPTKMTSDKIKKFFDKFNE
- a CDS encoding ATP-binding protein, which codes for MGCYSVTRACPCGYYTDPRKECRCTPQQIRQYQARISGPLLDRIDIHIDVPSITYRDLAAESGGEASTSVRERVNRVRDLQKKRFNNQTTMCNARMSNRQIKEFCQIDEDSERLIEMAVDRLGLSARAYTRILKVARTIADLEEEKNVHSYHISEAIQYRSLDRRMI
- a CDS encoding branched-chain amino acid aminotransferase — translated: MEISITQIATEKMKAKPVDESKLGFGNIFADHFFTMKFNHEKGWHDPAIEPYRMLSLDPSAMCLHYGQEIFEGMKAYRGKDDSIYLFRPEENFKRLNTSAERLCMPEVEIDVVMEALKKLILLDKDWIPHGSGTSLYIRPTMIATEAAVGLHTSSEYLFFIIVGPVGTYYPEGFSPTKIYVSEEYVRSVRGGIGYCKAAGNYAASLYASKLASKMGYTQVLWLDAVERKYIEEVGTSNIFFMIGEELITPPLSGSILPGITRDSVIQIARSWEFNVSERQLSIDEIIAASANGSLKEAFASGTAAIISPVGQIYYKGKEHIINDGKTGHLTERLYNEILQIQYGEKEDPFGWRIKIS